The Mesorhizobium opportunistum WSM2075 DNA window ACGCCTCCGCGCTGCCTCACGACAGGCGGGCCGGTTCACCCTATTGCCATGCTCCGGGAAGGTTTTCGCCGGGCGGCATGGGAGGATGAAGTCAATTGACATCGACGCCGGTTGCCAGTCGCGAAGCGGCGCCTTTGCCTGTCGCGGCGCTGATGGGCGCCATGGTGTCGATCCAGATCGGTGCCACCTTCGCCAAGACCTTGTTCCCGGTGATCGGCGCACAGGGCACGACGACGCTCAGGCTCGTCGTCGGCGCGCTGATGCTGATCGCGGTGCTGCGGCCCTGGCAGATGCGGCCTTCGCGCGCCACCTTGCCGTGGCTCATCGCCTATGGGGTGACGCTCGCAGCACTCAACCTCTTGTTCTACGCGGCACTTGCCAGGATCCCGCTCGGCGTTGCCGTGGCGCTGGAATTCTCCGGCCCGCTGCTGGTGGCGACGCTGACCTCGCGGCGCGCCAGCGATTTTGCCTGGATCGCGCTTGCGGTCGCCGGCATCGTGCTGTTGTCGCCGTTCATCCGTTCGCTGCAGCCGCTTGACCCGGTGGGGGTGGTGCTGGCACTGGCGGCCGGTGGCTTCTGGGCGCTCTACATCGTGCTTGCCCAGAAGGCCGGCGCGGAACTCGGCTCGCGCACGACCGCCTACGGCATGGCGATCGCCGCCGTTCTGGTGTTGCCCTTCGGCGTGGCCGAGGCCGGCATGGGACTGCTTTCGCCATCGATCCTGGTCAGCGCATTGCTCGTCGGCCTGTTCTCCAGCGCGCTGCCGTTCTGGCTGGAGATGGTGGCGCTGACCCGGATGCCGGCCCGCATCTACGGCACGCTGACCTGCCTGGAGCCGGGGCTGGGCGCGCTCGCCGGCTTCCTGTTCCTGCACGAGAGCCTGACCGCACCGCAACTGGCCGGCATCGCTGCCGTCATCGTCGCTGCCGCCGGTACGGCAGTGACGTCGAAGCCGCCGGTGCCGTCGCCGGAGTAGGGGTAGCGGGCAGGCGAACGCGCGAAAACTGGTTCAGCGTTCGCCCCCGCCGTCAGCGAGCATTGCCTCGATCCGGCCGAAATACGTTCGCTGTTTTTCTCGTCAGAATTTTACGCTGAGGTTTGCCTTGGCGCCATTGTC harbors:
- a CDS encoding EamA family transporter, with product MTSTPVASREAAPLPVAALMGAMVSIQIGATFAKTLFPVIGAQGTTTLRLVVGALMLIAVLRPWQMRPSRATLPWLIAYGVTLAALNLLFYAALARIPLGVAVALEFSGPLLVATLTSRRASDFAWIALAVAGIVLLSPFIRSLQPLDPVGVVLALAAGGFWALYIVLAQKAGAELGSRTTAYGMAIAAVLVLPFGVAEAGMGLLSPSILVSALLVGLFSSALPFWLEMVALTRMPARIYGTLTCLEPGLGALAGFLFLHESLTAPQLAGIAAVIVAAAGTAVTSKPPVPSPE